The Polyangium aurulentum genomic interval TGCCATTGTATTGCTCGCGCTCGGAGGGGCGGGGTGCGCGCTCGCGGCGGGGGAGGCCGGGGAGCGCGTGGCGGACGCGGAGCTTTCGCTCGAGGCCAAGAATGGCATCGAGATGAACGGCACGCAGATCAACGGCGAGCTCCTGAATGGCGTCAAGTTGAACGGCGTCAAGTTGAACGGCGTCAAGTTGAACGGCGTCAAGATGAACGGCACCGAGCTCGAGGGCACGCCCGCGGGCAGCAGCAGCGCCGTGTCGGGGGAGGGCTTCGAGGGGGCAGACATGCAGGCGGTGCTCGCGGACGGAACGATCCTCACCGTCCACGTGGCGAGCGTCTCCACGACCGAAGTTCCTGGCCTCTACACGTACGTGGTCCTCGCGAATGGCGAGAGCATCTGCGGCTACGACGTCGATGGCAATCCGATCTCGGCCATCCCGCTCGAGGGGACGTGGAATTACGTGACGGGCGACCACGTGGACAGCCCCTCCCAGTTCACGATGGCCTGCCGCGGCGCGGCGCTCGCGAAGTGCGTCGAGTGGGGCTATCCGCGCTGGGATGGCTGGCAGGAGTCGAACGGCCAGAGCACGCAGAGCGTGCCGTTCCGGTACTTCCACGACGCCTGCGTGCGCATGGTCCGCGCCGATTACTGCGGCGATGGCGTCTCGCACACGATCGACGGGACCACCGTCGACGTCTGGGACGCGGCCGGAATCCAGACGCAGACGCCGGGCTTGGCCCTATTGCCCGAGGCCGAGTGGTCGCCGGGCGGCGCGACGTGCGTCAAGCGGACGAGGTATGCGGCGCTGAACGGCGTGAGCGTCCAGCAATACATCCAGACCCATTGCCCCTCGCGCTGGGCGGGGACCTCGGGCGCGTGCATGGGCGACGCCTCGGGCGGCTCGCTGTTCTTCACGCAAAACGGGTTCGGGACGCCGAGCGAGACGCGCCCGCTGCTGCGCAACGCGTCCGGCGAAGCCGAATAGCTCGCCGGGCGATCAGAAGCGCTTGCGGATTCCCAGCTCGACGGGGACGTACCCTCGCGACAGCTCCCGGCCCTCATCGTCGGACATGAATCCCAGGACGAATCCGGTCCTCATCGAGACGTCGAGCGTCTCGGTGATGGGCATCGCCAGGGAGGCGCGGAGCTCGCCGTGCCCTCCATGGAGGATGTGCCCGTGGATGAGGGCGGCGCCGTAGCCGATGCCAGCGGTCAGGGCCAGCTCCACCCCGTCCGGGAACATATGAGCGACCGACAGGAGCAGCGGCGCCGATGCCTCGTGGTCGTAAAGACCGATCGACGGGGCGTCCCCGAAGAAGGGGACGACGCCATTCCAGACGTGGGCCGTGCGCACGCCCAGGCCCATGCGAAAAGAACCGAATCGGTAGAGATAATCGATGCTGCCGCCGTTGAGCATCGACCTGTTCGATGGGTCGGGCTCATAATCGGGGTAAACGGTGTAAGAGGCCCCGTAGAAAGGGGTCACGTCGAGATGCCACGAAAGGAGGTGTCGGCTCTCGAGCGCGGGGTGCTTCGGGGGATCGAAATCCGGCAGATCGCCCTTGGCGGACGCGGGGGGGCCGTACGAAAGCGAGACGAGCGCGACGGCGAGGCACGCCCAGCGTGAATGGCGACGAAGTGAAGGAAGCATGCCCGCGGGAAGAGCAATGCCGGTGCCAGCGAGAAATCGCGCGGATCTGCAAAGGCGCGTCCCTCGCGCGCCTGGCAATCCCGTCCCGGTGTCGTCAGGGCGCCACAGGTGGCGAAAAACCGACGTGCCGTGGATTCACTCCTCGGACGCGAGCTTGTCCAGCACGAGCGCGTGGAAGGTCTCGGCGCCCGAGAAGAGCCATCCGAGGTGCTCGATGCATCCGCGACAGACCACGATTTGCCAGCGGTGACCCGGAAACCAGGGGAACTCGTCGGAGGGGGGCGAGGCCACGAGGGCGCCCGGGGCGCGGCGGAAGAGGCCGATGCGGAAGACGAACCCCGAAGGGTTCATGCGATCGTGCGTGTGGGCGCCGAAGAGCGAGGCGCGCGCGTCCTCGGTGGTGATCGGGGTCCGGCAAGCGCGACACACGAGCGCGCGGCCATCGCCCACGGTGGTGGCGTCGTCCGGGGAAGGGGACGAGGACGGGGCGCCGCCCAGGGCGCGAGGCGGGCGCGCATCCAGGGCAAACGCGGGGGCGGGGGCGGGGCGCGGCATCACGAATGCGAAGGTCTCACGGGCCGAGCGCGGGGGGAAGGCGCCCGCGGGGCTCTTGTGCTCGAGCCCGGCTCTCCTTTAGTCTCTCATCATGGAGATTTTGCGACTTGGCCTCCGTCGCGTCGGTTTCCCGGCGGTCGCGGCCATGGCTCTCACGTCGGTCGCCGGGCACGCTCTTGCCGTGGTCGAGCAAACCGACGGTCTCGTGGTGCCGATCCAGGTGGCGAACTGCCCGGGGAGCGGCGATCCGGGCGGCTGCATTCAGGTCGGCCTCAACATCGGCGAGGGCCTCGCTGCGGCGGCGGCCAACAACCCCCTCACGGCCATCTTCGACGCCGTCACGACGCCCGAGATCTTCTCGGTGCCGCAGACGAACGGCGTCTATGGAAACGTCAAGGTCGACGACCTCATCGAGGGCGCCGGCTATGAGAATACCTTCGGCTGGTACAACGTCAGCGACCCGAGCAAGCTCTACCCGATCACCCCGTGCGCCGACGAACCGGGTTCGTCGAAGACGGTCAATTTTCAAACCGAGTTCACACAGGGCCGTTATCTCGGCGGTTTCATCGGCTTCTTCCTGATCACGCCCGAGAACGCGCCGGTCGCGAACAACTGCGGGGCGACCGGCAACGTCGGGCACATCTATTACACCGAGCAGGCGAAGAACGGTGACGGCAACTACGTGCATTATCTGCTCTATCGCTCGAAGAAGGATCCGCTCGCGTATTATTTCGGGTTCGAGGATCTGTACCGCGGCGGCGACAACGATTTCGAGGACATGTTCCTCAAGGTGACGGGCCTGCTCGCGCCCTGCACGCCCTCGGCCGAGGTCTGCGACGGCAAGGACAACAACTGCGACGGTCTCGTCGACAACGCGCCGGTCGACGCGGGCGGCGCTTGCGGGAAGACCGACGAGGGCGAGTGCTCGTTCGGCGCGCAGGTTTGCCAGGGCGGCGCGCTCGTGTGCGTGGGCGAGAAGGGACCGACGGCCGAGACGTGCAACGGGCTCGACGACGACTGCAATGGCACGGTCGACGACGCGCCGGCGGGGGCGGGGGCGGCGTGCGGCACGGACCAGGGCGAGTGCTCTTTCGGCGCGCAGCAATGCATCGGCGGGGTGCTCGTCTGCCTCGGCGGCAAGGGGCCCTCGCTCGAGGTCTGCAACGGGCTCGACGACGATTGCGACGGCAGCCCGGACGACGACAGCATCGACGCGGGCGGGCCGTGCGGCTCGAACGTCGGCGCGTGCGTGCCGGGCGTGCTCACGTGCGTGAGCGGCACCATCGAGTGCGTGGGCGGCACGGCGGGCACGGCCGAGCAGTGCAACGCGATCGACGACGACTGCAATGGCGCCATCGACGACGGCGATCCGGGCGGCGGCGGCAAGTGCGGCACGGACGAGGGCGCGTGCGAGGCGGGGGTCGAGCATTGCGTGGGCGGCGCGATCGTGTGCGTGGGCGGCGTCGGGCCCACGAGCGAGATCTGCGACGGGCTCGACAACGATTGCGACGGCACCGCCGACCAGCTCGCGCCTTGCCCCGGGCAATCGAAGTGCGTGATGGGGAGCTGCGCCGAGCCGTGCGACAACGGCGAGTTCCCGTGCCCCGGCGGTCAGGCCTGCATCGATGAGTATTGCGTGCTTCTCACGTGCGAGAACGTCACGTGCGATCCGGGATATACGTGCACCCAGGGCATCTGCGTGCAGGACGGCGGCGGCGGCGGCCCGGGAGGCGGTGGCCCCGGCGGAGGCGGTGGAATGGGCGGCGCGAGCTCGAGCAGCGGGACCGGCGCGACGAGCGGCGGAAACGGGTCTGGGGATCCGGACAAATGGGGGCTCGCGACGGGCGGAGGCGGCGCCATTTGCAGCGCGGCCCCGGGACGCGCGGGCGATCTCGGCGCGGCGGCGGCGGTCGTGCTCGTCGGCATTGCGTTCGCTGTGCGGCGGCGCGGGGAAGGGAGGGGCGCGTGAAGCGTCATCACCTCTTCGGATCGATCGGCATGGCGGGCGCGCTCGTCGCGCTCCTCGTCTCGGCGAGCGGCTGCCAGACCGAGGCATTCTGCTTCGCGTGCGGGGCGAATGCCGGGCCCGACGCCGGCCATGAGGGTGGCGGCGGCGGCACGGGCGGGCAGGGGGGCGAGGGCGGCATCATCATCGGGCCTGGCCAGGGCGGCGGCGGCAATTGCGGGGCCGACATCCTCACCGACCCGCAGAACTGCGGCGCGTGCGGCGTGGTCTGCAACCTGCCGAACGCCTTCCCCACGTGCGAGGGGGGCTTCTGCCTGGTCGACAAATGCGCCTCGGGCTTCCTCGATCTCGACAAGGGGGTCGACAACGGCTGCGAGTACAAGTGCGCGCCCTCGAATGGGGGCGACGAGATCTGCGACGGCGTCGACAACGATTGCAACGGCCTCGTCGACGAGCTGACCGACTTCCAGACCGACGCCGTCAACTGCGGCGCGTGCAACGTGGTCTGCGCCTTCGCAAACGCCTCGGCCTCGTGCGTCGCGAGCGTCTGCCAGCTCGGGCAATGCCTCGTGGGCTACCACGACGTCAATGGCAGCGCGGGGGACGGCTGCGAGTACGCCTGCACGCAGACGAACGGTGGCGTCGAGGTCTGCGATTACGCGGACAACAACTGCAACGGCACGGTGGACGAGGGCTTCGACGTCACCACGGACCCGCAGAACTGCGGCACGTGCGGCAACGACTGCGGCTCGCTCTATCCGAGCTCGGTGGGGAGCTGCGATGCCGGCGTCTGCTCGTTCGGGCCGTGCCTGCCGGGGTATCTGAACCTCGACGGCATCGAGGCGAACGGCTGCGAGTACGCCTGCACGCCCACGGGCGAGGAGGCGTGCGACGGCAAGGACAACGACTGCAATGGCGTGGTCGACGACGGCGCGCTGCCGGGCGTGGACGATCCTTGCGGCGCGTCCGACGTGGGCGAGTGCGCGCTCGGCGCGCAGGCTTGCCAGGGCGGCGCGCTCGTGTGCGTGGGCGCGGTCGGTCCGGCGACCGAGTATTGCGACGACCTCGACAACGACTGCTCGGGCGCGGCGGACGAGATGTGCCCGGCGGCGAATCCCGCGGACAAGCGCATCGATCTCGGGGCGAGCTCGGGCGTCGGGCAGGCGCCGAGCACGCAGCTCTCGGTGGGCTCGCGCGGCGACGTGATCTTCGCGTCGTACCTCGACCGTCGCGCGGGGAACGCGGACATCCGGGCGAGCGTGTCCACGGACGGCGGCTCGACCTGGCTCAATAACGATATCGCGATCGCGACCGGCACGCTCGTGCAGGTCGAGCCCTGGTCGTTCCTGTCCCCCTCGCGCGCGTACGTCGCATTCGCGCAGTTCCCGACGGCCGCTCACCGCGACGTGTACGTGGCGCGCGCCTCGTCGCCTTACACGAGCTTTCCGGCGCCGGTTCGCGCGGACAAGGACAGCACCTCGGCGGACGCCTTCTTCGTGCGCGGCGTCGTGGCCAAGGCGGGAGCGCAGGACACGGTGGTCGTCGTCTGGCAGAGCCTGAGCGGCACGGGCGCGAACGTGACCACGAACGTCTTCTTGCAGCGCTCGCTCGACTCGGGACAAACCTGGCTCGGGCAGGATCTGCGGGTGAACGCGGTGCTCGGCAAGGCGGAGCTGCCGGCTGTCGCGACCGACGGCAATGGCAAGGTGTTCATTGCCTGGCGCGATCTACGCAATGGTAAGTCCGAGGTCTATGGCGACGTGTACGACGCGACCGCGGGCACCTTCCTCGGCAACGTGGCGCTCTCCGGGGGTAATCCGGCCGAGCAGATCACGGTGGCCGCGGACGAGGGCGGCCCGAACGTCTATGTGGCCTGGACCGATCTGCGGGCCGCGAAGAAGGTCATTCGCGTCAATCGCAGCACGAACGGCGGGACGAGCTTCGGATCCGACGGCGTCATCGTCAATCCCGACGCAACCTTCGCCGACGCCTCGAGCCCGGCGATCGCCGCGTCGGGCGGCCGGGTCGTCGTGGCGTGGGAGGATACGCGCAGCGGATTGCCGGATATTCGCCTCAATCACTCCGAGGACGCCGGGGCGACCTGGCTCGCGGCGACGAGCCGCGCGGATCTCGGCACGGTGCCGGGGACGAGCGCCTCGACGCGCCCGCGCGTCTCGCTCGGAGCCGCGGACATGGTGTACGTGGCCTGGGAGGATGCGCGCAGCGGCAAGCGCGACATCTACGCGAACCACTCGTTCGACAAGGGGACGAGCTTCCAGCCGCTCGACCTGCGCATGGACGTCGGCATGGCGGGCGCGCCCTCGCCTGCGGGCGGGGCCGACTCGCGGACGCCGTTCATCGTGACGAACGCGGCGGGCGCGCGGGGCGTGGTGCTGTGGGTGGACAACCGCACGGCCACGGGCGCCGACGGGGCGAACGCGGACATCTATTCGAGCTTCTTCGAGTGATGGAATGCGGAGGGCGCCGTCGCGGGGAGCGGCGGCGCCTTCACCGAGCCGGGATCCGCGCCACCCCCGGGAGGGCGGGCGCGGAGCGCGTCAGCCGCCTGCGACCCGCATGGGGGGCTTGAGCGGCAGGGGCAGGGGCGCGTGCTGCCCCTGCGTGGACGGGGCGGCCTTCTGCGTGGCGACCTCGCCCTCGAGGGCGGCGAGCGCGCCGAAGAGGCGCTCCATCCCGTAGTCGAGCGCCGCTTCTTTCTGGAAGACCTTCGAGATCTTCACGAGCTTCAGCGACGTCTGCTTGCCGAGGTCGATCTCGCGCTCGAGGAACGCGTCGAACGACCCGTAGCCCTTCGCGACGAACAGGCCCTGCTCCTGGATCTCGGCCAGGACCAGGCCGATGTCGAAGAAGCCCTTCTCCATTCGCTTGCGAAGCGTCCGGATCTTCTGGGTCTGGTTGTGGAGCTCGGCGATCTTTTGCTTGATCTCTTCTGCCCCCTCCGGAATGCGGATGGTGGCGCGCGCGCTGCCGGGCGGCGCCGGTTCTGCGGCCCGGGCCCGCGCCTCGGCGGCGTGCTTTGCCGCGTGTCGCGCCGCCCAAGGCGCCGCCCCCCTGAGCCCCAGCTTTCGCTTCGCCGCCGAGCCCTTGCTGTCGTCGTCCTTGTCCCCCTTGGACGACTTCAGGGACGTCCCGCTCGCCGGCTTGGTCGACTCGTGGTCGACCGAGCCACGGGAGCCCGAGAGCTTCTTGGCGCCGCTCTTATCCGTGCTCTTCTGCTTTGTCGCTTTCGCCATGTCGCTGCGCCCCGCTTCTGCGATAATCGACCCGCCAGCACACGCGGGTCACGCGGAGCGGCGGGGCCGTACGGCACCGGCCGAACGGCTGTCAAGTACGGTCAAGGTTATCCGCTCGTCGCCTTACCAAAATTTGGGCATCTCCGTCCACAAACTTCGGACGTTCGTGGCAAATTCGGTCCGAAGTCCCGGCAGATCGGCTGCTCCGGGGGCGGAGAAGATGCCCGAGGCGTGCTAAAGCCTGCGGACATGGCCTCCCAGAACGGCGCTCCCGAAGACGGCGCAGGATCCACGCCCGCGTCCGTTCCTCCGCCCCCTCCCGTGCCAGGTGCGCGTTCGGGCGAAGCGTCGTGGTCGACGCCCCCGCCGAGCGGCATGGCGGACCAGCGGATCGCCGTGGTGGTCAACGGCAACGCCAAGAGCGTCACGGCAGAGGTCATCGAGACGCTCGATCAGATCCTGGACAGCGGCGATCTGTTCGTCTCGCGTCGCGTCGAGGAGAGCGAGGGCATCGCGCGCATCCTCGTCGAGCGCGGTTACGGCACGATCCTCACGGGGGGCGGCGACGGGACGTTCACGGTGGTCGTGACGGCGGTCGTGCGCGAGGCGCGGCGTCGGGACGCGCCGATCCCGCGGTTCGGGCTGTTGCGGCTGGGGACGGGCAACTCGCTCGCGTGGGTGCTCGGGGCGAGCCGCTCGGGCAGCTCGGCGGGGCGCGGGCTCGCGGTCGACTTGCAGCGGCTGCGCGCGGAGGCGGGGAGCCGGTGGCTGCGGCTCGTCGAGGCGGAGCGCACGCTCTCGCCGTTCTGCGGGTTCGGCATCGATGCGGTGATGCTCAAGGACTACAACGCGGTGAAGAGCGTGCTCGCGCGCGGGCCTTTGAAGCGCCTCGCCCCGGGCCCCGTGGCGTACGCGGTGGCGGCGACGACGAGGACCTTGCCGAGCTATTTCCTGCGTCGAACGCCGCACTGTCGCGTGATCAACGAGGGGAGCGACGCGGTGCGCGTGGGCTTGAAGGGGAGCATCCTCGGGGCGCCGATGCGCAAGGGCGCGGTGCTCTACGAGGGGCCGGCGAAGGTCGCGTGTGTCGCGACGATCCCTTATTACGGCTTCGGTTTCCGCATGTTTCCGTATGCCGAGGATCGGCCCGATCGCATGCAGCTTCGCATCTCGAACATCTCGCCGGCGGGGTTCGTGGCGAACTTCCAGGCGATCTTTCGTGGGGAGTACGAGGATCTCGAGACGACGTTCGACTACTTCGTGGACGACGTGACGATCGAGATGGATCCGCCGACGAGCTTTCAGATCGGCGGGGACGTGCGGGGGGAGCGGTCGCGGGTGCGGGTGCGGTTGACGGAGCCGATCCGGATCGTCGACTTTTACGCGCCGCCGCGCGGGTAGGTTGCGGGGCGATGCGCGGGCGAACATGCTCGCGCGATGGACTGGAAGCTCTTCGCGTCGACGTTTGCGGCCATCTTTCTCGCGGAGATGGGGGACAAGACGCAGATCGCGACGTTCTCGCTGGCGGGCAGCGGGTCGTCGCGGTGGGTCGTGTTCGCGGCGTCTGCGCTTGCGCTCGTGTGCACGAGCGCGGTGGCCGTGTTGCTTGGCGAGGTGGTGAGCCGCTACGTCTCCCCGCTGTGGCTCAAGCGCGGGGCGGGGCTCGTGTTCGTGGTGCTCGGCGTGGCGTACCTGGTGGGCAGCTTCCGCGGGCCTGAAGCTGAAAAGCCCACGGGCGACGCCACCTCCAAAGACAGCAGCCACGACGTGGGGTAGCGCCGCGCGCGGCGCGTAGGGGGCGGGCCATCGAGCCCGCCCCCTCATCGGCCCTAGCCCCTGGCTAGTCGTAGTACTCGTTGCCGAGGTGGGTGAGCATCTCTTCGCCCATCATCCAGCGCATCGTGTTCTTCAGCTTCATCGACTGGATGAACAGGTCGTGCTCCGGGTAGAGGTTCGGGGCGGTCATCGGGCTCTTGAAGTAGAAGCTCAGCCACTCCTGCGTGCCGTGGAAGCCGGCGCGGTGCGCGAGGTCCATCAGGATGGCCAGGTCGAGCACGATGGGCGCGGCGAGGATCGAGTCGCGGCACAGGAAGTTGATCTTCATCTGCATCGGGTAGCCGAGCCATCCGAACAGATCGATGTTGTCCCAGCCTTCCTTCGCGTCGCCGCGGGGCGGGTAATACTCGATGCGGACCTTGTGGTAGAGCTTCGAGTACAGGTCCTTGTACATGTTCGGCTGGAGGATGTACTCGAGGACGCCCAGCTTCGAGACTTCCTTGGACTTGAAAGAATCGGGGTCGTCGAGGACCTCGCCGTCGCGGTTGCCGAGGATGTTCGTCGAGAACCAGCCGCTGAGGCCGAGCATGCGGGCTTTGAGGCCTGGGGCGATGATGGTCTTCATCAGCGTCTGGCCGGTCTTGAAGTCCTTGCCGGCGATGGGGATCTCGCGCTCCTTGGCGAGCTCCCAGGCGGCGGGGAAATCGACGGTCAGGTTCGGGGCGCCGTTCGCGTAGGGCACGCCTTCCTGGAGGCAGGCCCAGGCGTAGATCTGCGAGTTCGAGATGTGCGGGTCGTTCTTCGCGAGGCCGGTCTCGAAGGCGGCGACGGACTGGTGCACGTCGGTGGGGGCGAAGTAGACCTCGGTCGAGCCGCACCAGACGGCGACGGCGCGCGAACAGCCCTTCTCTTTCTTGAAGTTGCGGATGTCCTCGCGGACCTGCTCGACCATCTCGGCCTTGGAAGAGCCCGTCTTCACGTGCGTGCCGTGCAGGCGCTTGACGTACTCGGGGTAGAAGACGGCCTTCATCGGCTTGACCGTCTCGAGCTCTTCGCGCACCAGCTCGAGGTGCTGCTTCTCGAGCACCTCGGCGTGCTTGGCCGACTCGTAGGCGTCGTCCGGGAAGAGATCCCAGCCGCCGAACTCGATCTGGTCGAGGGCGGCGAGTGGCAAAAACTCCCGGATGAGGGGTGAACGGTTGTCGGTGCGCTTGCCCAGGCGGATGGTGCCGAGCTGCGTGAGCGATCCGATGGGCTGACCGAGGCCTCGGCGGGCCATCATCACGCCGGCGATGGTCGTGGTGGCGACTGCTCCGAGCCCCGGAAGGAGCACGCCGAGCTTCCCCTCCGGCTTCTTGATCTGTTTCGGCTGCTTCACTCCAGCTCCTCCGTATCCCCGTCCGCGCGTTGCGCGCGGCATGTCTAGGTAGGCCAAGGTTCTCGCCGCTCGCGCAGCGGCATTGGAACCATCTGGCCCGAGCATGACGTGCCGCGCGCGTCGCGCCACGGCTCGCGTGCGATCGTCGAGACGGATTTTGCCGCGCGCTCGACCACGGCGTGCGAGGTGCGACCTGAACGGCGGGCGTGTCTTCGGCGCGCCGTCGTGGACGCTTCACCGGCGCGCGCGTCGCCGTGGTTGCTCGCGTGCGTGGAGGCTCGCGTGGCGTGTGCCTGGCGAGCGTGTGGCTCTTGCGTGGAGCGGGCGCGCGGGCGTGCGGTTGCTTCGCGCGAGCTCGTGCGGGTCGGGCTGCGCGTGGGGTCGTGCGGGCTCGTGCGTGCTGGCATTGCGTCACGTCACGCGCGGTTTGCAATAGCCTCGTGGCGTCGTCGTCGTGCTGTCACGCGGTCGTGGCGTCGACGACTTCGACCACCCGTCGACGCGTTCGACGGCGAGGGGTGTGGCATCGCGGTCGCGCTGTCGCTCCCCGCGCACGCACTGTTGCACTGCGCGCACGCGTCGGTGGTCTGCGCGCGCGGGTCGCGCGTTCCTCGCGAGGTGCGCGCGCGCGTGCGCGGTCGCGGTTTTCCGCGCGCTTTGTCGAGCCGACGCCGCGTGACCGCAAGCCCCACATTTCACATCTGCACGCGTCGCAGCCGCACGCGGCCGTGAAGTGCGAAAGGCGGGTGGCGGCTTCTTTGGCCCTTTGCTTGCTTGAACAGCGAGCGTCTCCCTCACCTCCGCGCGCCGCTTCGCAGCGGTCGCGCTGAGGTGATGTCGCTCGAGCTCCTCGCTGGCGAGAGCGGGTGTTGCACGTTTGCAACACTGCGAGAGGCCCATGCGGGCGCGCATCACGCGCGGCCGAATGGAATTGTTTCGCTGGCGGAAGGCGTGCTACGAGGGGCACGCTTCGATTGATGGCTCTGCACCTCCATGCTTGAACGACACGAAATGGAGCGGGCGATCGTGCTCGCGGCAGGAACGGGCTCTCGCCTGGTGAGCGGTGAAATCGCTCCCAAGCCTCTCAAGCCGGTCGCCGGAGTCCCCCTCCTCGTGCGAATCCTCCGCACCCTGCAGGACGAGGGGATCCGCGAAGCGGTGGTCGTCACGGGCTACAAGGAAGAGCTCATCCGCCGCGCGCTCGTGGCAGAGCCGACGCTCAGGCTCGACCTGCAGTTCGTGCACAACGAGCGCTATGACCACAAGAACGGCGTATCGCTGCTGGCCGCACGCGAGCACGTGGTCGAAGGCACGCTGCTCACGATGGCAGACCATCTCTACGCAGGCGCCATCGTTCGCTGCCTCAACGCCTTCGCGCTCCCGCACGGCGCGAGCGCCCTCGCCGTCGACTACGACATCCCCCGCTGCTTCGACATCGACGACGCCACCAAGGTGCGCGTCGACGACCGCGGCATGATTGCGGACATCGGCAAGGAGATCCTCGGCTACGACGCCATCGACACCGGCGTCTTCCGCATCGGCCCCCAGCTCGTCGACGAGCTCGCGCGCATCCACGAGGCCCGCGGCGATTGCTCGCTCTCCGAAGGCGTCCGCGCCCTCGCCGACAAGGGCCGCTTCTATGCCTGCAACGCCGGCGACGCGCGCTGGATCGACGTCGACACCCCCGCCGCACTCCTCGAGGCCGAGTCGATGCTCCGCCTCTTCGGCGAGCGCCTCGACCGCGACCCGCGCCTCACGCCCTCGCGCCGCGCCCCGACCTTCCTGCCCGCCTCCCCCGCCGACGCCGAGTAGCGTTTTTCCCGGCCAGGTTTGCTCCGGCAAACGCGCACGGCGCGCGCCGCGAGCAACCCCGACCTCGGCCGCTCAGCGAAACGCCCCGAACTCGGGCCGTGCAAGCAACGCCGTGCAAGCCGGCGTTCCCATCCCCGGCCCGACCGCCGCCTTCACGTCACGCCCGAGCCGCTCGAGGT includes:
- a CDS encoding ADYC domain-containing protein, whose product is MLAIVLLALGGAGCALAAGEAGERVADAELSLEAKNGIEMNGTQINGELLNGVKLNGVKLNGVKLNGVKMNGTELEGTPAGSSSAVSGEGFEGADMQAVLADGTILTVHVASVSTTEVPGLYTYVVLANGESICGYDVDGNPISAIPLEGTWNYVTGDHVDSPSQFTMACRGAALAKCVEWGYPRWDGWQESNGQSTQSVPFRYFHDACVRMVRADYCGDGVSHTIDGTTVDVWDAAGIQTQTPGLALLPEAEWSPGGATCVKRTRYAALNGVSVQQYIQTHCPSRWAGTSGACMGDASGGSLFFTQNGFGTPSETRPLLRNASGEAE
- a CDS encoding cereblon family protein, translating into MMPRPAPAPAFALDARPPRALGGAPSSSPSPDDATTVGDGRALVCRACRTPITTEDARASLFGAHTHDRMNPSGFVFRIGLFRRAPGALVASPPSDEFPWFPGHRWQIVVCRGCIEHLGWLFSGAETFHALVLDKLASEE
- a CDS encoding DUF4114 domain-containing protein, which codes for MALTSVAGHALAVVEQTDGLVVPIQVANCPGSGDPGGCIQVGLNIGEGLAAAAANNPLTAIFDAVTTPEIFSVPQTNGVYGNVKVDDLIEGAGYENTFGWYNVSDPSKLYPITPCADEPGSSKTVNFQTEFTQGRYLGGFIGFFLITPENAPVANNCGATGNVGHIYYTEQAKNGDGNYVHYLLYRSKKDPLAYYFGFEDLYRGGDNDFEDMFLKVTGLLAPCTPSAEVCDGKDNNCDGLVDNAPVDAGGACGKTDEGECSFGAQVCQGGALVCVGEKGPTAETCNGLDDDCNGTVDDAPAGAGAACGTDQGECSFGAQQCIGGVLVCLGGKGPSLEVCNGLDDDCDGSPDDDSIDAGGPCGSNVGACVPGVLTCVSGTIECVGGTAGTAEQCNAIDDDCNGAIDDGDPGGGGKCGTDEGACEAGVEHCVGGAIVCVGGVGPTSEICDGLDNDCDGTADQLAPCPGQSKCVMGSCAEPCDNGEFPCPGGQACIDEYCVLLTCENVTCDPGYTCTQGICVQDGGGGGPGGGGPGGGGGMGGASSSSGTGATSGGNGSGDPDKWGLATGGGGAICSAAPGRAGDLGAAAAVVLVGIAFAVRRRGEGRGA
- a CDS encoding MopE-related protein, which codes for MKRHHLFGSIGMAGALVALLVSASGCQTEAFCFACGANAGPDAGHEGGGGGTGGQGGEGGIIIGPGQGGGGNCGADILTDPQNCGACGVVCNLPNAFPTCEGGFCLVDKCASGFLDLDKGVDNGCEYKCAPSNGGDEICDGVDNDCNGLVDELTDFQTDAVNCGACNVVCAFANASASCVASVCQLGQCLVGYHDVNGSAGDGCEYACTQTNGGVEVCDYADNNCNGTVDEGFDVTTDPQNCGTCGNDCGSLYPSSVGSCDAGVCSFGPCLPGYLNLDGIEANGCEYACTPTGEEACDGKDNDCNGVVDDGALPGVDDPCGASDVGECALGAQACQGGALVCVGAVGPATEYCDDLDNDCSGAADEMCPAANPADKRIDLGASSGVGQAPSTQLSVGSRGDVIFASYLDRRAGNADIRASVSTDGGSTWLNNDIAIATGTLVQVEPWSFLSPSRAYVAFAQFPTAAHRDVYVARASSPYTSFPAPVRADKDSTSADAFFVRGVVAKAGAQDTVVVVWQSLSGTGANVTTNVFLQRSLDSGQTWLGQDLRVNAVLGKAELPAVATDGNGKVFIAWRDLRNGKSEVYGDVYDATAGTFLGNVALSGGNPAEQITVAADEGGPNVYVAWTDLRAAKKVIRVNRSTNGGTSFGSDGVIVNPDATFADASSPAIAASGGRVVVAWEDTRSGLPDIRLNHSEDAGATWLAATSRADLGTVPGTSASTRPRVSLGAADMVYVAWEDARSGKRDIYANHSFDKGTSFQPLDLRMDVGMAGAPSPAGGADSRTPFIVTNAAGARGVVLWVDNRTATGADGANADIYSSFFE
- a CDS encoding diacylglycerol/lipid kinase family protein; this encodes MASQNGAPEDGAGSTPASVPPPPPVPGARSGEASWSTPPPSGMADQRIAVVVNGNAKSVTAEVIETLDQILDSGDLFVSRRVEESEGIARILVERGYGTILTGGGDGTFTVVVTAVVREARRRDAPIPRFGLLRLGTGNSLAWVLGASRSGSSAGRGLAVDLQRLRAEAGSRWLRLVEAERTLSPFCGFGIDAVMLKDYNAVKSVLARGPLKRLAPGPVAYAVAATTRTLPSYFLRRTPHCRVINEGSDAVRVGLKGSILGAPMRKGAVLYEGPAKVACVATIPYYGFGFRMFPYAEDRPDRMQLRISNISPAGFVANFQAIFRGEYEDLETTFDYFVDDVTIEMDPPTSFQIGGDVRGERSRVRVRLTEPIRIVDFYAPPRG
- a CDS encoding TMEM165/GDT1 family protein, which translates into the protein MDWKLFASTFAAIFLAEMGDKTQIATFSLAGSGSSRWVVFAASALALVCTSAVAVLLGEVVSRYVSPLWLKRGAGLVFVVLGVAYLVGSFRGPEAEKPTGDATSKDSSHDVG
- a CDS encoding inositol-3-phosphate synthase, yielding MKQPKQIKKPEGKLGVLLPGLGAVATTTIAGVMMARRGLGQPIGSLTQLGTIRLGKRTDNRSPLIREFLPLAALDQIEFGGWDLFPDDAYESAKHAEVLEKQHLELVREELETVKPMKAVFYPEYVKRLHGTHVKTGSSKAEMVEQVREDIRNFKKEKGCSRAVAVWCGSTEVYFAPTDVHQSVAAFETGLAKNDPHISNSQIYAWACLQEGVPYANGAPNLTVDFPAAWELAKEREIPIAGKDFKTGQTLMKTIIAPGLKARMLGLSGWFSTNILGNRDGEVLDDPDSFKSKEVSKLGVLEYILQPNMYKDLYSKLYHKVRIEYYPPRGDAKEGWDNIDLFGWLGYPMQMKINFLCRDSILAAPIVLDLAILMDLAHRAGFHGTQEWLSFYFKSPMTAPNLYPEHDLFIQSMKLKNTMRWMMGEEMLTHLGNEYYD
- a CDS encoding NTP transferase domain-containing protein: MERAIVLAAGTGSRLVSGEIAPKPLKPVAGVPLLVRILRTLQDEGIREAVVVTGYKEELIRRALVAEPTLRLDLQFVHNERYDHKNGVSLLAAREHVVEGTLLTMADHLYAGAIVRCLNAFALPHGASALAVDYDIPRCFDIDDATKVRVDDRGMIADIGKEILGYDAIDTGVFRIGPQLVDELARIHEARGDCSLSEGVRALADKGRFYACNAGDARWIDVDTPAALLEAESMLRLFGERLDRDPRLTPSRRAPTFLPASPADAE